From Aquabacter sp. L1I39, the proteins below share one genomic window:
- the pstC gene encoding phosphate ABC transporter permease subunit PstC, protein MDATIEQVKAGALTPLDKAKPRGALADAVFVGTLWGCGMLVLLLLGLIIAQLFKGGLPALQAFGLDFIWSAAWNPVTENFGALVMIYGTLLSSVIAVVVALPLSFGIAFFLTEIAPQSLKRPIGVAVQLLAAVPSIIFGMWGFFVIVPLIGAYVQPPLIEWLGPIPVLGALFQGPPLGSGMLTAGVILAIMIVPFITAMFVETLESVPPMLKESAYGVGCTTFEVYKNVSVPYGRTAMVGAVMLGLGRALGETMAVTFVIGNATRLSASLFAPGATIASTIANEFPEASIGSLKLTSLLQLGFILFVISFIVLAVSRALVRSRLD, encoded by the coding sequence ATGGACGCAACGATCGAACAGGTAAAGGCCGGGGCGCTGACGCCCCTCGACAAGGCCAAGCCCAGGGGGGCGCTGGCGGATGCGGTGTTCGTGGGCACGCTCTGGGGCTGTGGCATGCTCGTGCTGCTGCTGCTCGGGCTCATCATCGCCCAGCTCTTCAAAGGCGGCCTGCCGGCCCTCCAGGCCTTCGGCCTAGACTTCATCTGGAGCGCCGCCTGGAACCCGGTGACCGAAAATTTCGGCGCCCTGGTAATGATTTACGGCACGCTCCTCAGCTCCGTGATCGCGGTCGTGGTGGCGCTGCCTTTGTCCTTCGGTATCGCCTTCTTCCTCACCGAGATCGCGCCGCAGAGCCTGAAGCGCCCCATCGGCGTGGCGGTTCAACTGCTGGCCGCGGTGCCCTCCATCATCTTCGGCATGTGGGGCTTCTTCGTCATCGTTCCGCTGATCGGCGCCTATGTGCAGCCCCCGCTCATCGAGTGGCTCGGCCCGATCCCGGTGCTCGGCGCCCTGTTCCAGGGGCCTCCGCTCGGCTCAGGCATGCTCACCGCCGGCGTGATCCTGGCGATCATGATCGTGCCCTTCATCACCGCGATGTTCGTCGAGACCCTGGAATCGGTGCCGCCTATGCTGAAGGAATCGGCCTACGGCGTCGGCTGCACCACCTTCGAGGTCTATAAGAACGTGTCCGTTCCTTATGGCCGCACCGCCATGGTGGGCGCGGTCATGCTCGGTCTTGGCCGAGCATTGGGCGAGACCATGGCCGTGACCTTCGTGATCGGCAATGCCACACGCCTGTCGGCCTCGCTGTTCGCGCCCGGCGCGACCATCGCATCCACCATCGCGAACGAGTTCCCCGAAGCCTCCATCGGCTCGCTGAAGCTGACTTCGCTGCTTCAACTGGGATTCATCCTGTTCGTGATCTCCTTCATCGTTCTCGCCGTGTCGCGCGCCCTCGTGCGCTCGCGCCTCGACTGA
- the pstA gene encoding phosphate ABC transporter permease PstA, whose translation MASLAARRAKDNLVKAVSTGFAVLAIFLLAWILWTLVARGLPALGTNVFTRITMPPGQNGGLLNAIVGSLIQVAVALAIGGPIGIFAGTFLAENGKGTKIASATRFVNDILLSAPSILVGLFIYQLLVVPFGGFSGWAGSIALAILVIPVVVRTTEDMLNLVPVGLREAAFALGAPQWKVVMMVTWRAARAGIVTGILLAIARAAGETAPLLFTSLGNNSWSLDMSQPMASLPIAIYQYAGSPFDDWVALAWAGALLITVGVLVLNVASRLFLARNK comes from the coding sequence ATGGCATCGCTTGCCGCACGCCGCGCCAAGGACAATCTGGTCAAGGCCGTTTCCACCGGCTTTGCCGTCCTGGCCATCTTCCTCCTGGCCTGGATCCTCTGGACCCTGGTCGCCAGGGGCCTTCCGGCCCTTGGTACCAACGTCTTCACCCGCATCACCATGCCGCCCGGCCAGAATGGTGGCCTGCTCAACGCCATCGTGGGATCGCTGATCCAGGTGGCGGTGGCGCTTGCCATCGGCGGCCCCATCGGCATCTTCGCTGGCACCTTCCTGGCGGAGAACGGCAAGGGCACCAAGATCGCCTCGGCGACGCGGTTCGTGAACGACATCCTGCTGTCGGCGCCGTCCATCCTGGTGGGCCTGTTCATCTACCAGCTGCTGGTGGTGCCGTTCGGCGGCTTCTCGGGCTGGGCGGGCTCCATCGCGCTGGCCATCCTGGTGATCCCGGTGGTGGTGCGCACCACCGAGGACATGCTGAACCTCGTTCCCGTGGGGCTGCGCGAAGCGGCTTTCGCGCTCGGCGCGCCGCAGTGGAAGGTGGTGATGATGGTGACCTGGCGCGCGGCGCGCGCGGGCATCGTCACCGGCATTCTGCTCGCCATTGCCCGCGCGGCCGGCGAGACAGCGCCGCTGCTCTTCACCTCGCTCGGCAACAATTCCTGGTCGCTGGACATGTCCCAGCCCATGGCCAGCCTCCCTATCGCCATATATCAGTATGCGGGCAGCCCCTTCGACGACTGGGTCGCGCTCGCCTGGGCGGGTGCGCTGCTGATCACGGTGGGCGTGCTGGTGCTGAACGTGGCGTCCCGGCTGTTCCTGGCCCGCAACAAGTGA
- the pstB gene encoding phosphate ABC transporter ATP-binding protein PstB, whose translation MTSAVDPNFNIAASVSAKPDAMSAPTKIKVDKLNFYYGQNHALKNINFEIPEKRVTAMIGPSGCGKSTLLRVFNRMYDLYPGQRADGQVLFDGVNIVGKELDPTIVRTRIGMVFQKPTPFPMSIYDNIAFGVRLHERLNKSQMDERVESCLRKAAIWEETKDRLHTSALGMSGGQQQRLCIARTIAVQPEVILLDEPTSALDPISTSKIEDLIDELKQDFTIVIVTHNMQQAARCADITAFFYLGELVEVGPSDVIFTNPRQIKTRDYITGRFG comes from the coding sequence ATGACTTCCGCCGTGGACCCCAATTTCAATATCGCCGCTTCCGTCTCCGCCAAGCCGGACGCCATGTCGGCGCCCACCAAGATCAAGGTGGACAAGCTCAACTTCTATTACGGGCAGAACCATGCCCTGAAGAACATCAATTTCGAGATCCCCGAGAAGCGCGTCACCGCCATGATCGGGCCGTCGGGCTGCGGCAAGTCCACCCTGTTGCGGGTGTTCAACCGCATGTATGACCTCTATCCCGGCCAGCGCGCCGACGGGCAGGTGCTGTTCGACGGGGTCAACATCGTCGGCAAGGAGCTGGACCCCACCATCGTGCGTACCCGCATCGGCATGGTGTTCCAGAAGCCCACGCCCTTCCCCATGTCCATCTATGACAACATCGCCTTCGGCGTGCGCCTCCACGAGCGCCTGAACAAGTCGCAGATGGATGAGCGCGTAGAGAGCTGCCTGCGCAAGGCCGCCATCTGGGAAGAGACCAAGGACCGCCTGCACACCTCGGCGCTCGGCATGTCCGGCGGCCAGCAGCAGCGCCTGTGCATCGCCCGCACCATCGCGGTGCAGCCGGAGGTGATCCTGCTGGACGAGCCCACCTCGGCGCTCGACCCCATTTCCACCTCGAAGATCGAGGATCTGATCGACGAGCTGAAGCAGGACTTCACCATCGTCATCGTGACGCACAATATGCAGCAGGCGGCCCGCTGCGCGGATATCACCGCCTTCTTCTATCTGGGCGAGCTGGTGGAGGTCGGCCCGTCCGACGTCATCTTCACCAATCCGCGCCAGATCAAGACGCGCGACTACATCACCGGCCGCTTCGGCTGA
- the phoU gene encoding phosphate signaling complex protein PhoU: protein MPDHIVSAFDAELKEIGRKVVEMGGQAERLVADSVNALIRRDTASGQKVILLDASVDHMQREIEEKVILVIAKRQPVATDLRELVAAIRIASDLERIGDLAKNVGKRVLAIEGEYHPQKLVRGVEHMSDLVLEQLKEVLDAYAGKDEAKAIEVWGRDSVVDTMYTSLFRELLTYMMEDPRNISVCTHLLFCAKNIERIGDHATNVAETVYYMVTGQMLSDERPKADRSSETAVTFPGQALQG, encoded by the coding sequence ATGCCCGACCATATCGTATCGGCCTTCGATGCCGAGCTGAAAGAAATCGGCCGCAAGGTGGTCGAGATGGGCGGCCAGGCCGAGCGCCTGGTGGCCGATTCCGTCAACGCCCTCATTCGCCGCGATACCGCGTCGGGCCAGAAGGTGATCCTGCTGGACGCCAGCGTCGACCACATGCAGCGCGAGATCGAGGAGAAGGTCATCCTCGTCATCGCCAAGCGCCAGCCGGTGGCCACCGACCTGCGCGAGCTGGTCGCGGCGATCCGCATCGCCTCCGACCTGGAGCGCATCGGCGACCTCGCCAAGAATGTGGGCAAGCGCGTCCTGGCCATCGAGGGCGAGTACCACCCTCAGAAGCTGGTGCGCGGGGTCGAGCACATGTCCGACCTGGTGCTTGAGCAACTGAAGGAAGTGCTCGACGCCTATGCCGGCAAGGATGAAGCGAAGGCCATTGAGGTGTGGGGTCGCGACAGCGTCGTCGACACCATGTACACCTCGCTGTTCCGCGAACTTCTCACCTATATGATGGAAGATCCGCGCAACATCTCGGTGTGCACGCATCTTCTGTTCTGCGCCAAGAACATCGAGCGCATCGGCGACCACGCCACCAATGTGGCGGAGACAGTCTATTACATGGTTACCGGACAGATGCTCTCGGACGAGCGTCCGAAGGCGGACCGCTCCAGCGAAACCGCCGTCACCTTTCCGGGACAAGCCCTTCAGGGATGA
- the phoB gene encoding phosphate regulon transcriptional regulator PhoB produces the protein MPARILIIEDEEPLSLLLRYNLESEGYAVDNVGRGDEAETRLREAVPDLVILDWMLPGLSGIELCRRLRTRAETERLPVIMLTARGEETERVRGLATGADDYVVKPFSVPELLARVRALLRRAKPEHVATLLRAGDIELDRETHRVHRAGREIHLGPTEFRLLEFLMQSPGRVFSREQLLDGVWGQDVYIDERTVDVHVGRLRKAINRGRQMDPIRTVRGAGYSFNEMFARSH, from the coding sequence GTGCCCGCGCGTATTCTGATTATCGAGGACGAGGAACCGCTTAGCCTTCTGCTCCGGTACAATCTGGAGTCCGAGGGCTATGCGGTGGACAATGTGGGGCGGGGTGACGAGGCGGAGACCCGCCTCAGGGAGGCGGTTCCCGACCTCGTCATCCTCGACTGGATGCTGCCGGGCCTGTCCGGGATCGAGTTGTGCCGCCGCTTGCGCACCCGCGCCGAGACCGAGCGCCTGCCCGTCATCATGCTCACCGCTCGCGGCGAGGAGACGGAACGCGTGCGGGGCCTGGCCACAGGGGCGGATGATTATGTGGTCAAGCCCTTCTCGGTCCCCGAACTTCTTGCCCGGGTGCGGGCCCTGCTGCGGCGGGCCAAGCCCGAGCACGTGGCCACCCTCCTGCGGGCGGGCGATATCGAGCTCGACCGGGAGACGCACCGCGTCCATCGGGCGGGGCGCGAGATCCATCTCGGCCCCACTGAATTCCGGCTCCTGGAATTCCTGATGCAGAGCCCCGGACGGGTCTTTTCGCGGGAGCAGTTGCTGGACGGCGTGTGGGGGCAGGACGTCTATATCGACGAGCGCACCGTGGATGTTCATGTGGGTCGCCTGCGCAAGGCCATCAATCGCGGCCGGCAGATGGACCCCATCCGCACAGTGCGGGGTGCCGGCTATTCCTTCAACGAGATGTTCGCCCGTTCCCATTGA
- a CDS encoding Bug family tripartite tricarboxylate transporter substrate binding protein: MKRLLAVLALATAVFTGGAMAQEDFPNRPIRMVVPFAAGGSTDIVARIVAAKMGDILKQPVVVENRAGAGGNAGAAAVAKAAPDGYTILMGTVATHAINPALYTKMPYDPVKDFAPVSLLVNVPNVVVVHPSLNVKTTAELIALLKANPDKYEYASSGVGTPLHLSGALFESMAGVKMVHVPYKGAGPAKVDLLSGQVKIMFDNLPSSIGAIRKGDVVGIAVTTKDRSPAAPDMPTVSESGLPGYETYSWNAIFAPAGTPTAIIDKLAKACMEAVADPAVKAKLADLSAVTVGSTPAQLDAHVKAEIAKWTPVVKASGASIND; the protein is encoded by the coding sequence ATGAAACGCCTGCTCGCAGTCCTCGCTTTGGCCACGGCAGTCTTCACCGGTGGGGCCATGGCGCAGGAGGACTTCCCCAACCGGCCGATCCGGATGGTGGTGCCCTTCGCCGCTGGCGGATCCACCGACATCGTCGCCCGCATCGTGGCGGCCAAGATGGGCGATATCCTCAAGCAGCCGGTGGTGGTTGAAAATCGCGCGGGCGCCGGTGGCAATGCGGGCGCCGCGGCGGTGGCCAAGGCAGCGCCTGATGGCTACACCATTCTCATGGGCACGGTGGCCACCCATGCCATCAACCCGGCCCTCTATACCAAGATGCCCTATGACCCGGTGAAGGACTTCGCGCCGGTCTCGCTGCTGGTGAACGTGCCGAACGTGGTGGTGGTGCATCCCTCGCTGAATGTGAAGACGACAGCCGAGCTCATCGCGCTGCTCAAGGCCAATCCGGACAAATATGAATATGCCTCGTCCGGCGTCGGCACCCCGCTGCATCTCTCGGGCGCCCTGTTCGAGAGCATGGCGGGCGTGAAGATGGTTCATGTGCCCTATAAGGGCGCCGGCCCGGCCAAGGTGGACCTCCTGTCCGGCCAGGTGAAGATCATGTTTGACAACCTGCCCTCGTCCATCGGCGCCATCCGCAAGGGCGATGTGGTCGGCATCGCCGTCACCACCAAGGATCGTTCGCCCGCCGCCCCCGACATGCCCACGGTGTCCGAGTCCGGCCTGCCCGGCTACGAGACCTATTCGTGGAACGCCATTTTCGCGCCGGCCGGCACCCCCACTGCTATCATCGACAAGCTGGCCAAGGCCTGCATGGAGGCCGTGGCCGACCCGGCGGTCAAGGCCAAGCTCGCGGATCTCAGCGCGGTGACGGTGGGTTCCACCCCGGCCCAGCTCGACGCCCATGTGAAGGCAGAGATCGCCAAATGGACCCCGGTGGTGAAGGCGTCCGGCGCTTCCATCAACGACTGA
- a CDS encoding GcrA family cell cycle regulator translates to MSWNDERVELLKKLWSEGLSASQIASELGGITRNAVIGKVHRLGLSGRTKSVAAPARPRKTARPETPAQQQRPANAPQRPATHGNTALAQMPEEDFEPAPAPAPVVADNVVSMSQRCTIMNLTEATCRWPIGEPGTDGFYFCGGRSVTGLPYCATHARLAYQPVQDRRRDRRLAYL, encoded by the coding sequence ATGAGCTGGAACGACGAGCGCGTCGAACTCTTGAAAAAGCTCTGGAGCGAAGGCCTCTCCGCGAGCCAGATTGCAAGCGAATTGGGCGGTATCACCCGCAATGCGGTCATCGGCAAGGTGCACCGCCTCGGCCTGTCCGGCCGCACCAAGAGCGTCGCGGCGCCGGCGCGCCCGCGCAAGACCGCGCGTCCCGAGACGCCGGCCCAGCAACAGCGTCCGGCCAATGCGCCGCAGCGCCCTGCCACCCATGGCAATACGGCCCTCGCGCAGATGCCAGAAGAGGATTTTGAACCCGCTCCCGCGCCTGCCCCAGTGGTGGCGGACAATGTGGTGTCCATGTCGCAGCGCTGCACCATCATGAACCTGACCGAAGCCACCTGTCGCTGGCCCATTGGCGAGCCGGGAACGGACGGCTTCTATTTCTGCGGTGGCCGCAGCGTCACCGGGCTGCCTTATTGCGCGACCCATGCGCGCCTTGCCTACCAGCCGGTGCAGGATCGCCGTCGGGATCGCCGCCTCGCTTATCTGTGA
- a CDS encoding aspartate aminotransferase family protein, giving the protein MITPVLPTYARIDLEFERGEGCWLVTTDGRRYLDFTAGIAVNVLGHAHPHLVEALREQAGKLWHTSNLFRIAGGERLANRLTEATFADTMFFTNSGAEALECAIKMARRYQFVSGSPERNRLITFEGAFHGRTLATIAAGGNAKYLEGFSPDMPGFDQVPFGDIEAVKAAIGPHTAGILLEPIQGEGGVRVPPASFLRQLRDLCDEHGLLLVLDEVQSGVGRTGRLFAHEASGITPDIMAVAKGIGGGFPMGACLATEEAAKGMTLGTHGSTYGGNPLAMAVGNAVLDMVLADGFLDHVRNVGGRLKQRLAEVMDRHPRVIAEVRGEGLLLGLRAHGPAADLVLALREEGMLAPGAGDNVVRLLPPLVVSEEEVGIACDKIEAACQRIEDGLNMAAVKGAAE; this is encoded by the coding sequence GTGATTACCCCCGTTCTGCCGACCTATGCGCGTATCGACCTCGAATTCGAGCGGGGAGAGGGCTGCTGGCTCGTCACGACGGACGGGCGACGCTATCTCGATTTCACGGCGGGCATTGCTGTCAATGTGCTTGGCCATGCCCACCCCCATCTGGTGGAGGCCCTGCGGGAGCAGGCCGGTAAGCTCTGGCATACGTCCAACCTGTTCCGCATTGCGGGCGGGGAACGGCTCGCCAACCGGCTGACGGAGGCGACGTTCGCCGACACCATGTTCTTCACCAATTCCGGTGCGGAAGCTCTGGAGTGCGCCATCAAGATGGCGCGCCGCTACCAGTTCGTCAGCGGCTCGCCGGAGCGCAATCGGCTGATCACTTTCGAGGGCGCCTTCCACGGCCGCACGCTCGCGACCATCGCTGCCGGCGGCAATGCCAAGTATCTGGAAGGCTTCTCGCCGGACATGCCGGGCTTCGACCAGGTGCCGTTCGGCGACATTGAGGCGGTGAAGGCCGCCATCGGGCCGCACACGGCCGGCATCCTGCTGGAGCCCATCCAGGGCGAGGGCGGCGTGCGCGTGCCGCCCGCCTCCTTCCTGCGCCAGCTTCGGGACCTGTGCGACGAGCACGGCCTCCTGCTTGTGCTGGACGAGGTGCAGTCCGGCGTCGGCCGCACCGGGCGGCTGTTTGCCCATGAGGCGAGCGGCATCACGCCGGACATCATGGCGGTGGCCAAGGGCATTGGCGGCGGCTTCCCGATGGGGGCGTGCCTTGCCACCGAGGAGGCGGCCAAGGGCATGACGCTTGGCACCCACGGCTCCACCTATGGCGGCAATCCGCTGGCCATGGCGGTGGGCAATGCGGTGCTGGACATGGTGTTGGCGGATGGCTTCCTCGACCATGTGCGCAACGTTGGCGGACGCCTGAAGCAGCGTCTTGCGGAGGTGATGGACCGCCACCCGCGCGTCATCGCCGAGGTGCGCGGTGAGGGCCTCCTGCTGGGCCTGCGCGCCCACGGCCCTGCGGCCGATCTGGTGCTGGCCCTGCGCGAGGAGGGGATGCTCGCGCCCGGCGCCGGCGACAATGTGGTGCGCCTGCTGCCGCCTCTGGTGGTGAGCGAGGAGGAGGTTGGCATCGCCTGCGACAAGATCGAGGCGGCGTGCCAGCGGATCGAGGACGGTCTCAACATGGCCGCGGTGAAGGGAGCGGCCGAATGA
- the argF gene encoding ornithine carbamoyltransferase, with amino-acid sequence MSANGVRHFLDLTDIPAEELRRVIEMSKDLKARKKAGDLDKPLAGKSLAMVFDKPSTRTRVSFDLAMRQLGGETIMLTGTEMQLGRGETIADTARVLSRFVDAIMIRILSHEDLVELAGNATVPVINGLTRISHPCQVMADVLTFEEHRGGIAGAKVAWTGDSNNVLASWVHAAQRFDFTLNVATPKELSPHKALTEFVKRTKAKVHFTHDAEAAVEGANCVVTDTWVSMGDKESEKRHNMLKPFQVNRRLMSRAASDAIFMHCLPAHRGEEVTSEVMDGPQSVVFDEAENRLHAQKGILAWCFNAAGV; translated from the coding sequence ATGAGTGCCAATGGCGTGCGTCACTTTCTGGATCTCACCGACATCCCAGCCGAGGAATTGCGGCGGGTGATCGAGATGTCGAAGGACCTCAAGGCGCGCAAGAAGGCGGGCGATCTGGACAAGCCCCTGGCCGGGAAGTCGCTGGCCATGGTGTTCGACAAGCCCTCCACCCGCACGCGCGTGTCCTTTGACCTCGCCATGCGCCAGCTTGGCGGCGAGACCATCATGCTGACCGGCACCGAGATGCAGCTCGGGCGCGGCGAGACCATCGCCGACACCGCCCGCGTCCTCTCGCGCTTCGTCGATGCCATCATGATCCGCATCCTCAGCCACGAGGATCTGGTCGAACTGGCGGGAAATGCCACGGTGCCGGTCATTAACGGCCTCACCCGCATTTCCCATCCCTGCCAGGTGATGGCGGACGTGCTCACCTTCGAGGAGCATCGTGGCGGCATTGCCGGCGCCAAGGTGGCCTGGACGGGGGATTCCAACAATGTGCTGGCCTCATGGGTCCACGCGGCCCAGCGCTTCGACTTCACGCTGAATGTGGCCACTCCGAAGGAGCTTTCGCCCCACAAGGCGCTGACGGAATTCGTCAAGCGCACCAAGGCGAAGGTCCACTTCACCCACGATGCCGAGGCGGCCGTCGAAGGCGCCAACTGCGTCGTCACGGACACCTGGGTGTCCATGGGCGACAAGGAAAGCGAGAAGCGGCACAACATGCTGAAGCCGTTTCAGGTGAACCGCCGGCTGATGTCGCGCGCCGCCTCTGACGCCATCTTCATGCATTGCCTGCCTGCCCATCGCGGAGAGGAGGTCACCAGCGAAGTCATGGATGGTCCCCAGTCCGTGGTGTTCGACGAGGCGGAGAACCGCCTGCATGCGCAGAAGGGCATTCTCGCCTGGTGCTTCAACGCCGCCGGCGTCTGA
- a CDS encoding Hsp33 family molecular chaperone produces MASEYTHDETFLRQDDAVLPFQVDALDIRGRTVRLGAVLDGVLAHHQYPPAVKRLIGEAVALTVLLGTSLKFEGRFILQTKTDGAVDMLVVDFVAPDKVRAYARFDADAVAEAERSNKADPATLLGRGHLAMTIDQGLTTNRYQGVVALDGEGLEAAAHQYFQQSEQIPTRVRLAVGEEMRPGGEPSSWRAGGLLAQFLPAEAGRARQADFPPGDAPEGMELHEVPDDDAWAEAQSLVATLEDVELIDRDLSSDRLLYRLFHERGVRVFDAVPVHAHCSCTRERVAGVLASFDRDERREMIQDDGTVGVTCEFCGRTYSFSAQEVLDDRPDA; encoded by the coding sequence ATGGCTTCCGAATACACACACGACGAGACATTCCTCCGACAGGACGATGCGGTCCTGCCGTTCCAGGTGGATGCCCTCGACATTCGCGGCCGCACCGTGCGCCTGGGCGCTGTCCTGGATGGGGTGCTGGCGCATCATCAGTATCCGCCGGCGGTCAAGCGGCTGATCGGCGAGGCGGTGGCCCTCACCGTGCTGCTGGGCACTTCGCTGAAGTTCGAGGGCCGTTTCATCCTGCAGACCAAGACCGATGGCGCGGTGGACATGCTGGTGGTGGACTTCGTCGCCCCCGACAAGGTCCGCGCTTATGCCCGCTTCGACGCGGACGCAGTGGCCGAAGCCGAGCGCAGCAACAAGGCCGATCCGGCAACCTTGCTGGGGCGCGGCCACCTGGCCATGACCATTGACCAGGGCCTCACCACCAACCGCTATCAGGGCGTGGTGGCGCTCGACGGGGAGGGGCTGGAGGCAGCGGCGCACCAGTATTTCCAGCAGTCCGAGCAGATCCCCACCCGCGTCCGCCTGGCCGTCGGCGAAGAGATGCGGCCGGGGGGGGAACCTTCGTCCTGGCGCGCTGGCGGCCTTCTGGCCCAGTTCCTCCCGGCGGAAGCGGGCCGGGCGCGGCAGGCGGATTTTCCGCCCGGCGATGCGCCGGAAGGGATGGAACTTCACGAGGTGCCGGACGATGACGCCTGGGCGGAAGCCCAGTCATTGGTCGCCACGCTGGAGGACGTGGAACTGATCGATCGCGACCTCTCCAGCGACCGGCTGCTCTATCGCCTGTTCCACGAACGGGGCGTGCGGGTGTTCGACGCGGTGCCGGTGCATGCCCATTGCTCGTGCACGCGCGAACGAGTGGCGGGTGTCCTCGCGAGCTTTGATCGCGATGAGCGCCGCGAGATGATCCAGGACGATGGCACGGTGGGCGTCACCTGCGAATTCTGTGGCCGCACCTACAGCTTTTCGGCGCAGGAGGTCCTGGACGACCGGCCGGACGCGTGA
- a CDS encoding TrkH family potassium uptake protein, giving the protein MATRSAKAPVVEIQTAPVLDLRPIASVIGVLLSVLGVAMLAPAIADLATESGGEGAFLGASAVTIFVGVLMWMSGRQAQIKRLDLRQAFLLTASVWFVLSAFAALPFVWGQPALSVTDAVFESVSGLTTTGASVMSQLDHMPAGILLWRTLLHWFGGIGIVVIGIAILPLLSIGGMQLFRTESSDKSDKFLPRAEAVAKGLLLSYVILTCLCAFAYAVAGMPLFDAFTLAMSTLSSGGFANSDSSLSIFSAPAVDYVAIVFMLAASLPFTLYARALAGDFTRLFTNSEVRLFLGIVVAFTFASFLQQSFQGVATGETAFRGALFTVASIISSTGFMTVDYTNWGPLSNAIFFVLMFMGGCTGSTAGGIKALRLAIAAKAARQHFKRITYRNGTFPIRYGGAPVSDDVVASVLSFIFLYLATFLVIGTILNLMGLDLLTAFSAAIACLSNVGPGLGPIVGPASNYSALPDPAIWLLSLAMLLGRLEILTLLVIALPRFWLR; this is encoded by the coding sequence ATGGCCACCCGCAGCGCCAAGGCCCCTGTCGTCGAGATCCAGACCGCTCCGGTTCTGGACCTGCGTCCCATCGCCTCCGTGATCGGCGTGCTGCTGAGCGTGCTGGGCGTGGCGATGCTGGCGCCCGCCATTGCCGACCTGGCGACGGAAAGCGGGGGAGAAGGTGCCTTCTTGGGCGCTTCGGCGGTCACCATCTTCGTCGGCGTCCTCATGTGGATGTCCGGCCGCCAGGCGCAGATCAAGCGTCTGGACCTGCGGCAGGCCTTCCTCCTCACCGCAAGCGTGTGGTTCGTACTGTCCGCCTTCGCCGCCTTGCCTTTCGTGTGGGGTCAACCCGCCCTTAGCGTGACAGACGCCGTGTTCGAGAGCGTGTCCGGCCTCACCACCACCGGCGCCAGCGTCATGTCTCAGCTCGACCACATGCCGGCCGGCATCCTGCTGTGGCGCACCCTGCTGCACTGGTTCGGCGGCATCGGAATCGTGGTGATCGGCATCGCCATCCTGCCGCTTCTGAGCATTGGTGGCATGCAATTGTTCCGGACCGAGTCGTCCGATAAATCGGACAAGTTCCTCCCCCGTGCCGAGGCGGTGGCGAAAGGGCTGCTCCTGTCCTACGTGATCCTGACCTGCCTGTGCGCCTTTGCCTATGCGGTCGCGGGGATGCCGCTGTTCGACGCCTTTACCCTGGCCATGTCCACCCTGTCCTCGGGCGGCTTTGCCAATTCGGACAGTTCCCTGTCCATCTTCTCTGCACCCGCGGTGGATTATGTCGCGATCGTCTTCATGCTGGCGGCGAGCCTGCCGTTCACGCTCTATGCGCGCGCGCTTGCAGGCGACTTCACGCGGCTGTTCACCAATTCAGAGGTGCGGCTGTTCTTGGGCATCGTCGTCGCATTTACCTTCGCCTCATTCCTCCAGCAGAGCTTCCAGGGCGTCGCGACCGGAGAGACCGCGTTTCGCGGCGCGCTGTTCACGGTGGCGTCCATCATCTCGTCCACCGGCTTCATGACCGTGGACTATACAAATTGGGGGCCGCTCTCCAACGCGATCTTCTTCGTGCTCATGTTCATGGGCGGCTGCACCGGCTCCACCGCCGGCGGCATCAAGGCGCTGCGGCTTGCCATCGCCGCCAAGGCGGCCCGCCAGCACTTCAAGCGCATCACCTACCGTAACGGCACCTTCCCCATCCGCTATGGCGGAGCGCCCGTGAGCGACGACGTGGTCGCCTCGGTGCTGAGCTTCATCTTTCTTTATCTGGCGACGTTCCTGGTCATCGGCACCATCCTGAACCTGATGGGGCTCGACCTGCTCACCGCCTTCTCGGCGGCCATTGCGTGCCTGTCCAATGTGGGACCGGGCCTCGGCCCCATCGTCGGCCCGGCCTCCAATTACAGCGCCCTGCCGGATCCGGCCATCTGGCTGCTGTCCCTGGCCATGCTCCTGGGGCGGCTGGAAATCCTCACCTTGCTTGTGATCGCGCTGCCGCGCTTCTGGCTGCGGTGA